From Rudanella lutea DSM 19387, a single genomic window includes:
- a CDS encoding M23 family metallopeptidase — MTLSGSNYPTAINQSREIDLFAAHTISESTHPHWLDQWVGEATSEQVVTAFSKLFFASPERAQRIPCLPPLGDWSGNRVSSGFGLREHPTLHTLRHHDGIDIAGPHQYVRSAASGLVATVGYSSTLGRYVKIDHGNSYQTVYGHLALTSVRAGQWVVIGETLGITGSTGRATGVHLHYCVLKHHRAVNPADYLTLAIRFVAHYQQQQRTQTR; from the coding sequence TTGACGCTGAGTGGGTCGAATTACCCAACGGCAATAAATCAGAGTAGAGAAATAGACCTGTTTGCGGCCCATACAATATCGGAATCGACTCACCCGCATTGGCTGGATCAGTGGGTGGGGGAGGCCACGTCGGAGCAGGTGGTGACTGCCTTTTCTAAACTGTTCTTTGCTTCACCGGAAAGAGCGCAGCGGATTCCATGCCTGCCTCCACTGGGTGATTGGTCGGGCAATCGGGTTTCGTCGGGTTTTGGGCTACGGGAGCATCCTACTCTGCATACCCTGCGCCACCACGATGGTATCGACATTGCCGGGCCACATCAATACGTTCGCTCGGCGGCTTCGGGCTTGGTGGCTACGGTCGGCTATAGTAGCACGCTGGGGCGTTACGTAAAAATTGACCACGGCAACTCCTACCAAACCGTGTATGGTCACCTGGCTTTGACCTCGGTGCGGGCTGGTCAGTGGGTAGTGATCGGCGAAACGCTCGGCATAACGGGTAGTACGGGCCGGGCCACCGGGGTGCATCTTCATTACTGCGTCCTGAAGCATCATCGGGCGGTAAATCCTGCCGATTACCTCACGCTGGCCATCCGCTTTGTGGCCCATTACCAACAGCAACAACGTACCCAAACACGCTAA
- a CDS encoding toprim domain-containing protein, whose translation MKQKAQNRATREQLAILRQLNKAGVRYVAFGDYAMNAIDPARAIGNVQLWVEPTKANFERLDKAIQEVYGPRVLTRTKPELTENPQPRKMLTLGDGPQKVGLYPAINGFTPDQFGELFSRAQTNRAALITNRGKLDGSVAYRQLAVPDLYQNVRESTAYHKAWNIQTLEKYADDYRIDLTPVRPSSATQTAQESAKASPTNREATITPAQNAQKEPQPTPKPRGEKLVRDFDAIKRELDLEVVLQDYGFVLDAKKSKPSDEWLIYERGEKGSKERLAVYTGDKYGQKMFVDMNDQRGWRGDVIKFLERVENGIYRNVFKAVDRIMSSADYVLEKSVTSPLKQVKESLIDTKLREKDLHNRYAIAPLTDTRYLEGRSLHKDVLFSPEFNGRIHNIAYTTEKGTTHRNTSFPMYAQDGHLVSMDIRNERFKSFPSGERGEAMWHSNRFYELKAPLAMHDKPDLPAGTVGTVVRLSPETVSFNFVQEGKPQQVQLPLETARPAFKEVPAQRILVAESAIDAMSFKQLNPEAEGERRFYMATGGQPGSRQMGFIQKVLDRNPQAQFVIAQDGDNAGLRFAINYLALQHPAADPALRVKPDIAYSGPNLPPNPLANVLGPKFAFDPEIKTFSDVLKRFDVPDGNLSEGHKLAINHQARFKEIMPDDYVKVSVEMVQSVIPAFTYARAYGIPMPEEAGKLAQSEYMQMKVGNEFRVARERAMISPDEMEQRIQHHKDAKLEKDLYSGVNKLELELRQPLSPGGAGADIAGGRNEAFLHRFMDEMNRFTKQFNYNNDPNDKEKRVQEFQRETLVDPDQGQAVTRTRIHFPNDGRLLVKALTLLTDEINNRQGQSLYHVVRPTRQQKDFNDILQNRQGEALPDSSPLKMGAPPLIKPHTEIKAEQTAQRETVQSASESARTYKAKL comes from the coding sequence ATGAAGCAAAAAGCACAGAACCGTGCCACCCGCGAGCAGTTGGCTATTCTACGCCAGTTAAATAAAGCCGGGGTACGTTACGTAGCATTTGGCGATTACGCCATGAACGCCATCGACCCGGCCCGTGCCATTGGCAACGTGCAGCTCTGGGTCGAGCCGACAAAAGCCAACTTCGAGCGACTCGACAAAGCCATTCAGGAGGTCTATGGTCCGCGCGTACTTACCCGTACCAAGCCCGAGTTGACAGAAAACCCTCAACCGCGAAAGATGCTCACGCTCGGCGACGGTCCGCAGAAGGTAGGGCTTTACCCTGCCATCAACGGCTTTACGCCGGATCAGTTTGGCGAACTGTTTTCGCGGGCGCAGACGAACCGGGCCGCGCTGATCACCAACCGGGGCAAGCTGGACGGTTCGGTGGCGTATCGCCAATTGGCCGTCCCCGACCTATACCAGAACGTGCGCGAATCCACGGCCTACCACAAAGCGTGGAACATTCAGACGCTGGAGAAGTATGCCGACGATTACCGTATCGACCTGACCCCGGTCCGGCCCTCGTCGGCGACACAAACGGCCCAGGAATCGGCCAAAGCTTCCCCCACGAATCGGGAAGCGACGATTACGCCAGCCCAAAATGCCCAGAAGGAGCCGCAGCCGACACCAAAGCCCCGTGGTGAAAAGTTGGTGCGGGATTTCGATGCCATCAAGCGCGAGCTGGATCTGGAAGTGGTGCTGCAAGATTACGGCTTCGTGCTCGATGCCAAGAAGTCGAAACCGAGCGACGAGTGGCTCATTTATGAGCGGGGCGAGAAAGGGTCGAAGGAACGGCTGGCCGTTTATACCGGCGACAAGTACGGGCAAAAGATGTTTGTCGACATGAACGATCAGCGGGGCTGGCGGGGCGACGTGATCAAGTTTCTGGAACGAGTCGAAAACGGCATTTACCGGAACGTTTTTAAGGCTGTCGACCGTATCATGTCCTCCGCCGACTACGTACTCGAAAAGAGCGTTACGTCTCCCCTGAAGCAGGTAAAGGAAAGCCTGATCGACACGAAGCTTCGGGAAAAAGACCTGCACAATCGGTACGCCATCGCGCCCCTGACCGACACCCGCTATCTGGAAGGACGCTCGCTTCATAAAGACGTACTCTTTTCGCCGGAGTTCAACGGCCGCATTCACAACATTGCTTACACGACGGAGAAGGGCACCACGCATCGTAATACCTCCTTCCCGATGTACGCCCAGGATGGTCACCTGGTGTCGATGGACATTCGTAACGAACGCTTCAAGTCGTTCCCTTCCGGGGAGCGCGGGGAAGCCATGTGGCACTCTAACCGGTTCTACGAATTGAAAGCCCCATTGGCCATGCATGATAAACCTGACCTTCCTGCCGGTACTGTCGGTACGGTCGTTCGGCTCAGCCCCGAAACGGTTTCGTTCAATTTTGTGCAGGAGGGAAAGCCGCAGCAGGTGCAGTTACCGCTCGAAACCGCCCGCCCGGCCTTCAAGGAGGTGCCCGCCCAGCGCATCCTTGTCGCTGAGTCTGCCATTGATGCGATGTCGTTCAAGCAACTCAACCCTGAAGCCGAGGGCGAACGTCGGTTCTACATGGCGACGGGCGGGCAACCTGGTAGCCGACAGATGGGCTTTATCCAGAAAGTGCTCGACCGCAACCCGCAGGCGCAGTTTGTGATCGCGCAGGATGGCGACAACGCCGGTCTTCGGTTCGCCATCAACTACCTCGCTCTGCAACACCCCGCTGCCGACCCGGCCCTGCGCGTCAAACCGGACATTGCCTATTCGGGGCCGAACCTCCCTCCTAACCCACTGGCTAACGTGCTCGGGCCAAAGTTTGCCTTCGACCCTGAGATAAAAACATTCAGCGACGTGCTGAAGCGGTTCGACGTACCCGACGGCAACCTGTCAGAAGGGCATAAACTGGCCATCAACCACCAGGCCCGCTTTAAAGAGATCATGCCTGACGACTACGTCAAGGTTTCGGTCGAGATGGTGCAGTCGGTAATTCCGGCGTTCACGTATGCCAGGGCTTACGGCATTCCGATGCCGGAAGAGGCCGGAAAACTGGCTCAGTCGGAATATATGCAGATGAAGGTGGGTAACGAGTTTCGGGTGGCGCGGGAACGAGCCATGATTTCGCCCGACGAAATGGAGCAGCGCATTCAACACCATAAGGATGCCAAGTTGGAAAAGGATTTGTATTCGGGCGTGAACAAGTTGGAACTGGAGCTACGGCAACCCCTGTCGCCCGGTGGGGCTGGTGCCGACATCGCGGGCGGCAGAAACGAAGCGTTCCTCCATCGTTTCATGGACGAGATGAATCGCTTTACCAAGCAGTTCAACTACAACAATGACCCGAACGACAAGGAAAAGCGAGTGCAGGAGTTTCAGCGCGAAACCTTGGTCGATCCTGATCAGGGTCAGGCTGTAACCCGCACCCGGATTCACTTCCCCAACGACGGTCGACTGCTGGTGAAGGCACTCACGCTGCTTACCGACGAAATCAACAACCGACAGGGGCAGTCGCTCTATCACGTTGTGCGACCCACCCGGCAGCAGAAAGACTTCAACGACATCCTGCAAAACCGCCAGGGCGAGGCTCTGCCCGATTCGAGTCCGCTGAAGATGGGAGCTCCGCCCCTCATCAAACCTCACACGGAGATAAAGGCGGAACAGACCGCTCAACGCGAAACGGTTCAATCTGCTTCGGAATCAGCCCGCACGTACAAAGCAAAACTGTGA